One stretch of Chryseobacterium indologenes DNA includes these proteins:
- a CDS encoding GYDIA family GHMP kinase: MSAIFSPGKLMLTSEYFAIDGALVLAVPTKLGQEFFFEEKDDKKSLIHWEALHQNQPWLKAVIDYKNWQILETNIPSSAEFIVKTLKNVQQLSITKFKNDCTYHLKTNLQFPADFGLGSSSTLMNNLAEWAKVDPFHLNTMSLGGSGYDIAVAKEKSAVLFQSKPELKYEKVDFNPSFKNELIFIHLNQKQDSREGINLYKSKKKSQELVNEFSDITKKILLCNELETFSELMMFHERKISDFIEIPTVKEKIFSDCPVFVKSLGAWGGDFVMSAKFGGFKEYFWEKGFTTVFKWCDLIDL; encoded by the coding sequence ATGAGTGCGATATTTTCACCAGGCAAGCTTATGCTTACTTCAGAATATTTCGCAATCGATGGAGCTCTTGTCTTAGCGGTACCTACCAAGCTGGGACAAGAGTTTTTCTTTGAAGAGAAAGATGATAAAAAGTCTCTAATTCATTGGGAAGCTCTCCATCAGAATCAACCTTGGTTAAAGGCTGTCATTGATTACAAAAATTGGCAGATCCTGGAAACCAATATTCCATCAAGCGCTGAATTTATTGTCAAAACATTAAAGAATGTTCAGCAGCTTTCTATTACAAAATTCAAAAACGACTGTACCTACCATCTAAAAACCAATCTTCAGTTTCCTGCTGATTTCGGGCTTGGAAGCAGTTCAACATTGATGAACAATCTTGCAGAATGGGCTAAGGTTGATCCTTTCCATTTAAATACAATGAGTTTAGGAGGTAGTGGATATGATATTGCTGTTGCCAAAGAAAAGTCTGCAGTACTTTTTCAAAGCAAACCAGAGCTTAAATATGAGAAGGTAGATTTTAATCCTTCCTTTAAAAATGAATTGATCTTTATTCACTTAAATCAGAAACAGGATAGCAGGGAAGGTATCAATCTTTATAAATCAAAAAAGAAGTCTCAGGAATTGGTTAACGAATTTTCAGATATCACAAAGAAAATTTTATTATGCAATGAATTGGAAACCTTTTCTGAATTAATGATGTTTCATGAGCGTAAAATTTCCGATTTTATTGAAATTCCTACAGTTAAAGAAAAAATATTCTCAGACTGCCCTGTATTTGTAAAAAGTTTGGGGGCCTGGGGTGGAGATTTCGTGATGAGTGCCAAATTTGGGGGCTTTAAAGAGTATTTTTGGGAGAAAGGTTTTACTACTGTTTTTAAATGGTGTGATTTAATTGATTTATAA
- the pckA gene encoding phosphoenolpyruvate carboxykinase (ATP): MKNTKIIQDLEKLGIKGNYEVVCNPSYEELYQAEVSPENQGFEKAELTESGAVSVKTGIFTGRSPKDRYIVQDDVTRDTIFWDGKVNLPTTQEIFGSCKELVMTQLSEAKKIYVVDAFCGTNADTRLKVRFIMEVAWQAHFVTNMFIRPSHYELENFGEPDFTVINGSKTTNPNWEAQGLNSENFVMFNLTEKLQIIGGTWYGGEMKKGMFAMMNYYLPLKGMASMHCSANVGEKGDVALFFGLSGTGKTTLSADPKRYLIGDDEHGWDNNGVFNYEGGCYAKVIDLSEEKEPDIFRAIKRDALLENVVVNNGVADYTDGSITENTRVSYPIYHISKIVLPSKAGHAKKIVYLSADAFGVLPPVSILNEDQAQYHFLCGYTSKLAGTERGITEPQPSFSPAFGEAFLTLHPTMYSKTLIGKMKEHGAKAYLVNTGWNGTGKRISLKDTRAIIDAIIDGSIDNAPKTQVPIMNLEIPTELPNVSTGILDPRDTYAEASEWEEKAKDLASRYIKNFEQYCDTEEGKRLIASGPQLQEQTI, from the coding sequence ATGAAAAACACTAAAATCATCCAGGATTTAGAGAAATTAGGGATTAAAGGAAACTATGAAGTAGTGTGTAACCCTTCGTATGAAGAATTATACCAAGCTGAGGTTTCTCCTGAAAATCAGGGGTTTGAGAAAGCGGAACTTACAGAATCGGGCGCGGTATCAGTAAAAACAGGAATTTTCACAGGTCGTTCACCTAAAGACAGATATATTGTTCAGGATGATGTTACAAGAGATACAATTTTCTGGGATGGTAAAGTAAACTTACCCACAACACAGGAAATTTTCGGGTCTTGTAAAGAACTAGTGATGACTCAGCTTTCCGAAGCTAAGAAAATTTATGTTGTAGATGCTTTCTGTGGTACGAATGCAGATACAAGACTTAAAGTAAGATTTATCATGGAAGTAGCATGGCAGGCGCATTTTGTTACCAATATGTTTATCCGTCCTTCTCACTATGAGCTTGAAAATTTTGGAGAACCAGATTTCACCGTAATCAACGGTTCTAAAACTACAAACCCGAACTGGGAAGCTCAGGGATTGAATTCTGAGAACTTTGTAATGTTCAACCTTACTGAAAAGCTACAGATCATTGGAGGTACTTGGTACGGAGGTGAAATGAAGAAAGGGATGTTTGCAATGATGAACTATTACCTTCCATTAAAAGGAATGGCATCAATGCACTGTTCAGCAAACGTAGGAGAAAAAGGTGATGTTGCTTTATTCTTTGGTCTTTCAGGAACAGGTAAAACTACTTTATCAGCAGATCCTAAAAGATATCTTATCGGTGACGATGAGCACGGATGGGATAACAACGGAGTATTCAACTATGAAGGAGGATGTTATGCTAAAGTAATTGACCTTTCAGAAGAAAAAGAACCAGATATCTTTAGAGCAATCAAAAGAGATGCACTTCTTGAGAACGTAGTAGTAAACAATGGAGTAGCAGATTATACTGACGGTTCTATTACTGAAAATACGAGGGTTTCTTATCCAATCTATCATATTAGCAAAATTGTATTGCCATCTAAAGCGGGTCATGCAAAGAAAATCGTTTACCTTTCAGCAGATGCATTCGGAGTACTTCCTCCGGTTTCTATCCTGAACGAAGACCAGGCTCAATACCACTTCCTTTGCGGTTATACTTCTAAATTAGCAGGAACTGAAAGAGGAATTACTGAACCTCAGCCATCTTTCTCTCCGGCATTTGGTGAAGCATTCCTTACTTTACACCCAACAATGTACTCTAAAACATTGATCGGAAAAATGAAAGAGCACGGAGCTAAAGCATATTTAGTAAATACAGGATGGAATGGTACTGGTAAGAGAATTTCTTTAAAAGATACAAGAGCAATCATTGATGCCATCATTGACGGATCTATCGATAATGCTCCTAAAACTCAGGTTCCAATCATGAATCTTGAGATTCCTACTGAACTTCCAAATGTTTCTACAGGTATTTTAGATCCTAGAGATACTTATGCAGAGGCTTCAGAATGGGAGGAAAAAGCAAAAGATCTTGCTTCAAGATATATCAAAAATTTCGAGCAATATTGTGATACGGAAGAAGGGAAGAGATTAATCGCTTCTGGACCTCAATTACAGGAACAAACAATCTAA
- a CDS encoding helix-turn-helix domain-containing protein, whose protein sequence is MALIPTQEEQISRLKLELMDRYVILMIFILSVFTINFIFHIPDKITSSYLICGILFLGCGYTFVRKKYPQNMIVHTYMILAPIYCIYIIVSFWDSSVANFCWLLPLPLGAHIFFSKKAVIIYTVYALMTIFIATILVENLTIKNYLEINFPKYNTRKEVIFTDTLVFISNILVISLFIYYKDKIKKQELLESLTDIKTNLKIEDDEEEIGEKDIKSLPDSIDIASMERLFERIESAMQQKMLFKDVKFNLSKLSASLDVNSAYISKAIRYKGYPNLNTYLNIYRINYVKKLFKEIDFQKATLMYIYTEAGFSNQSTFNRVFKQIEGITPSEYIQQNL, encoded by the coding sequence ATGGCTTTAATACCGACGCAAGAAGAGCAAATATCAAGATTGAAGCTTGAGCTCATGGACCGATATGTAATACTTATGATTTTTATCTTAAGTGTTTTCACCATAAATTTTATTTTCCATATTCCGGACAAAATAACCTCTTCTTATTTAATTTGTGGAATATTATTTTTAGGCTGTGGTTATACTTTCGTAAGAAAAAAATATCCTCAAAATATGATTGTACACACCTACATGATTCTCGCTCCCATATATTGTATTTATATCATCGTGTCATTTTGGGATAGTTCTGTAGCCAATTTTTGCTGGCTATTACCCCTTCCTTTAGGTGCTCATATATTTTTTTCAAAAAAAGCAGTGATTATTTATACAGTCTATGCTTTGATGACAATCTTTATTGCAACTATTCTTGTAGAAAATCTTACCATTAAGAATTATCTTGAAATTAATTTTCCAAAGTATAATACTCGAAAAGAGGTTATATTTACCGATACTCTTGTATTCATCTCCAACATTTTAGTCATCTCATTATTCATTTACTATAAAGACAAAATCAAGAAACAAGAGCTGCTAGAATCTCTAACAGATATCAAAACGAATCTGAAAATAGAGGATGATGAGGAAGAAATTGGAGAAAAGGACATAAAATCTCTACCAGACTCAATTGATATTGCAAGTATGGAAAGGCTATTTGAAAGAATTGAGTCTGCCATGCAGCAAAAAATGCTCTTTAAGGATGTCAAGTTCAATCTTTCCAAATTAAGCGCATCATTAGATGTCAATAGTGCCTACATTTCTAAAGCGATCCGCTATAAAGGCTATCCCAATCTCAACACCTATCTTAATATTTATAGAATCAACTATGTAAAGAAATTGTTTAAAGAGATTGATTTTCAAAAAGCAACCTTAATGTATATCTATACTGAAGCCGGATTCTCTAACCAATCAACCTTCAACAGGGTTTTTAAGCAAATTGAAGGAATTACTCCCTCAGAATATATTCAACAAAACCTATAG
- the fabD gene encoding ACP S-malonyltransferase has translation MKALVFPGQGSQFVGMGKELYDSRKDIKDLMESANEILGFDILSIMFNGTDADLKKTEVTQPSIFIHSVAALKAVNGLGAEMVAGHSLGEFSALVANGVLSFDDGLKLVSERAKAMQEACDANPSSMAAILGLEDAKVEEICAQINGIVVPANYNCPGQLVISGETPAVEEACVKLKEAGAKRALLLPVNGAFHSPLMQPAQERLAAAIENTKFRKATIPVYQNITTTAVTNPDEIKQNLIDQLTGPVKWTQSVQNMIKDGASNFVEVGPGKTLQGLIKKIDGSVESTSAI, from the coding sequence ATGAAAGCACTTGTATTTCCAGGGCAGGGTTCTCAGTTCGTAGGAATGGGAAAAGAATTGTATGATTCCAGAAAAGATATTAAAGATCTGATGGAGTCTGCTAATGAAATTTTAGGTTTCGATATTCTTTCCATTATGTTTAACGGAACGGATGCGGATCTTAAGAAAACAGAGGTTACCCAGCCTTCAATTTTTATTCACTCAGTAGCAGCATTAAAAGCAGTCAACGGTCTAGGAGCTGAAATGGTAGCAGGACACTCTTTAGGAGAGTTCTCAGCATTGGTAGCTAACGGCGTTTTATCTTTTGATGATGGTTTGAAATTGGTTTCTGAGAGAGCTAAAGCTATGCAGGAAGCTTGTGATGCAAATCCAAGTTCAATGGCAGCTATTTTAGGTCTTGAAGATGCTAAAGTTGAAGAAATCTGTGCACAGATCAATGGAATCGTAGTTCCGGCAAATTACAACTGTCCGGGACAATTGGTCATTTCAGGAGAAACTCCTGCAGTAGAAGAAGCTTGTGTGAAATTGAAGGAAGCAGGTGCCAAAAGAGCTTTATTATTACCGGTAAACGGAGCTTTCCATTCACCCTTGATGCAACCAGCTCAGGAAAGATTAGCCGCAGCTATCGAAAATACAAAATTCAGAAAGGCTACTATTCCTGTATATCAAAATATCACTACTACAGCAGTAACAAATCCTGATGAGATCAAACAAAATCTTATCGATCAGCTTACGGGGCCTGTAAAATGGACTCAGTCTGTACAGAACATGATTAAAGATGGTGCTTCTAACTTTGTAGAGGTTGGACCAGGAAAAACTCTTCAGGGATTAATCAAAAAAATCGACGGATCAGTAGAATCTACTTCTGCTATTTAA
- a CDS encoding type II 3-dehydroquinate dehydratase produces the protein MKVLIINGPNLNLLGTREPEIYGTVSMETYLENLKSEFHSHELKYYQSNIEGEIINRLQDDDFDAVVINPGAFTHYSYAIADCLKNIRKPKIEVHISNIYKREEFRQKSVTAANTDAVLSGFGMDGYRLAILSLK, from the coding sequence ATGAAAGTTTTGATTATAAATGGGCCTAACCTTAATCTTCTAGGCACCAGAGAACCTGAAATCTATGGTACAGTTTCCATGGAAACTTATTTGGAGAATTTAAAATCTGAGTTTCATTCTCATGAATTAAAATATTACCAGTCTAATATTGAAGGAGAAATCATCAATAGACTTCAGGATGATGATTTTGATGCCGTAGTGATTAATCCCGGAGCATTCACTCATTATTCTTATGCGATAGCTGATTGTTTAAAGAACATTCGAAAGCCTAAGATTGAGGTTCACATCAGTAATATTTACAAAAGAGAAGAATTCAGGCAAAAGTCTGTAACAGCTGCTAATACAGATGCGGTTTTGTCCGGATTTGGAATGGACGGGTACAGATTAGCTATTCTTAGTTTAAAGTAA
- a CDS encoding LysM peptidoglycan-binding domain-containing protein: MIKRFFILSSLCMVLGVSAQKSHTVVQGDNPYNIAKKYGMTVDELLKLNPKHKDGKLAIGDVLAVKTEKVSAPVASKTVTPEKVGTIAGTAVGKIILQPKQTIYGITKQYRISETDLRKLNPELDSHMKIGDEITLPLTSIKKYGGDQPAVTVTTAKPVETPVEKTITVTPTTPVAEGESYVIQAKDNYYRITKQFGISQQDLYALNPGLEEKGLKPGETIKIKKVNTDSLAETTNSKAKMDSGNEKSTPVTNNVEVGDDYVTYTVQQGDTVFSIVNKFGVSIDELIALNPDLSKGLKAGMVLKIKKQDPAYVKKNGDALSVVLMLPFGYSTNETQYRGMALDFLTGAKLAIERNARGGQKLDIKIVDSGNEASFKNSLTQINPENTDLIIGPFFKSNVIDVLDFTKNQKIPVVAPFANTPELYNYSNLIIVETNSQTYADKIVEEVKAVYSDQKIYVVADAKKENANYIKAGLEKAVKNPNIVIVNSPAEIQLDQNMMTGQSAPVIAVLASDDMGDAFANKVIALSKEVQGVKAFSMFYSPVFEKKVDDLSQASLVYLMDRKINTDGNFEKEILAAYKSKYCKTPPKYAIVGFDVVNDMLTRENRKGEIFKQMNKVQTQLATKFEFVKSKASGAYVNTGYRVIRLVP, from the coding sequence ATGATAAAGAGGTTTTTTATTCTATCCAGTTTATGTATGGTTTTGGGAGTTTCAGCCCAGAAATCGCATACCGTTGTACAAGGAGATAATCCGTACAACATTGCAAAGAAGTATGGAATGACTGTAGATGAATTGCTGAAACTAAACCCTAAACATAAAGATGGCAAGCTGGCTATCGGAGATGTTTTAGCTGTAAAAACAGAAAAGGTATCAGCTCCGGTTGCTTCTAAAACTGTTACCCCTGAAAAAGTAGGGACTATTGCGGGAACGGCAGTGGGCAAAATTATTTTGCAGCCTAAGCAAACCATCTATGGGATTACAAAACAATACAGAATCTCTGAAACTGATCTGAGAAAACTGAATCCTGAATTGGATTCCCACATGAAGATCGGGGATGAAATCACATTACCTCTTACCAGCATCAAAAAATATGGTGGAGATCAGCCTGCAGTAACTGTAACAACAGCAAAACCTGTAGAAACTCCTGTTGAAAAAACAATAACTGTTACACCAACTACGCCAGTCGCAGAAGGAGAAAGCTATGTAATCCAGGCTAAAGATAATTATTACAGAATTACAAAACAATTTGGGATCAGCCAACAGGACCTTTATGCTTTAAATCCAGGATTAGAAGAAAAAGGATTGAAGCCTGGTGAAACCATCAAAATAAAAAAAGTAAATACGGATTCCCTAGCTGAAACAACCAACTCAAAAGCAAAAATGGATTCAGGGAATGAAAAATCAACCCCTGTTACCAATAATGTAGAAGTAGGTGATGATTATGTGACCTATACCGTTCAGCAAGGAGATACTGTATTCTCTATTGTAAATAAGTTTGGGGTAAGTATTGATGAATTAATTGCCCTTAATCCAGATCTTTCAAAAGGATTGAAAGCCGGAATGGTCTTAAAAATTAAAAAGCAGGATCCCGCTTATGTCAAGAAAAATGGAGATGCTCTAAGTGTTGTACTGATGCTCCCTTTTGGATACAGTACCAACGAAACACAATATAGAGGGATGGCTCTTGACTTCCTTACAGGGGCTAAACTTGCTATTGAAAGAAATGCCAGAGGAGGTCAGAAACTGGATATTAAAATTGTAGATTCCGGCAATGAAGCTTCTTTCAAAAATTCTCTAACTCAGATCAATCCTGAAAATACAGATCTTATTATTGGCCCATTCTTTAAATCCAATGTAATTGATGTATTAGATTTTACTAAAAATCAAAAAATTCCAGTTGTGGCTCCCTTTGCCAATACTCCGGAATTATACAACTATAGCAATTTGATTATCGTTGAAACGAATAGTCAGACATACGCAGATAAAATTGTAGAAGAAGTTAAAGCAGTATATTCAGACCAGAAAATATATGTAGTAGCAGATGCTAAAAAAGAAAATGCAAACTACATCAAAGCAGGGCTTGAAAAAGCAGTCAAAAACCCTAATATCGTTATTGTCAATTCCCCGGCGGAAATTCAATTGGATCAAAACATGATGACAGGACAATCTGCTCCGGTTATTGCTGTTTTAGCCAGTGATGATATGGGAGATGCTTTTGCTAATAAAGTGATTGCCCTTTCTAAAGAAGTTCAGGGAGTAAAAGCATTCAGTATGTTTTACTCTCCGGTTTTTGAAAAGAAAGTGGATGATTTGAGCCAGGCAAGTCTGGTATATCTGATGGACAGAAAGATCAATACAGATGGTAACTTTGAGAAAGAGATTCTGGCAGCCTATAAAAGTAAATACTGCAAGACTCCTCCAAAATATGCGATCGTAGGTTTTGATGTTGTTAATGATATGTTGACAAGAGAAAATAGAAAAGGAGAAATCTTCAAACAAATGAATAAAGTACAGACTCAGCTTGCCACCAAATTTGAGTTTGTAAAATCTAAGGCCAGCGGTGCCTATGTAAACACAGGTTACAGAGTAATCAGGTTGGTACCTTAG